The following are from one region of the Populus trichocarpa isolate Nisqually-1 chromosome 8, P.trichocarpa_v4.1, whole genome shotgun sequence genome:
- the LOC7484850 gene encoding transcription factor MYB108: MLMMDVKGNSNSSSSTTQSDEEMMGDLRRGPWTVEEDFKLINYIATHGEGRWNSLARCAGLKRTGKSCRLRWLNYLRPDVRRGNITLEEQLMILELHSRWGNRWSKIAQHLPGRTDNEIKNYWRTRVQKHAKQLKCDVNSKQFKDTMRYLWMPRLVERIQAAAAATATNTSSTSTATVSAPATNQHSISNRDVGTGNLVMAPHGINGNDFGVSHVTQSYTPENSSTAASSDSFATQVSPVSDLTTDYYNIPVNRNTNPDYFQAGQVGYSESMISPPGFFNHGLDFQAMEHSSNQWPMDSGDTSDNMWNLEDIWFLQQQLNNL, translated from the exons ATGTTGATGATGGATGTTAAAGGCAACAGCAACAGCTCCTCCTCCACCACACAAAGTGATGAGGAGATGATGGGTGACTTAAGAAGAGGTCCATGGACTGTTGAAGAAGACTTCAAGCTTATCAATTACATTGCTACTCACGGCGAGGGACGCTGGAATTCTCTGGCTCGTTGTGCAG GTCTCAAACGAACTGGAAAGAGTTGCAGATTAAGATGGCTCAACTATCTAAGGCCTGATGTTCGACGTGGAAACATTACTCTTGAAGAACAACTCATGATCCTTGAACTTCATTCTCGATGGGGCAATCG ATGGTCTAAAATTGCACAACACTTGCCAGGGAGAACCGACAATGAAATCAAGAACTATTGGAGAACCCGAGTACAAAAGCACGCAAAGCAGCTTAAATGCGACGTAAATAGCAAGCAATTCAAGGACACCATGAGATACCTATGGATGCCTAGGTTAGTTGAAAGAATTCAAGCTGCGGCAGCTGCCACTGCCACCAACACCAGCAGCACCAGCACTGCCACCGTCTCTGCTCCTGCCACCAATCAGCACTCAATCAGCAATCGTGACGTGGGCACCGGGAACCTGGTCATGGCACCACATGGGATCAACGGCAATGACTTTGGTGTCTCACATGTTACACAAAGTTACACCCCGGAGAATTCTAGCACTGCTGCCTCATCGGACTCGTTTGCTACTCAAGTTTCGCCTGTCTCGGACTTGACTACTGATTATTACAATATCCCGGTTAATCGTAACACCAATCCGGATTATTTCCAAGCCGGCCAAGTTGGCTACTCGGAGTCCATGATTAGTCCACCTGGTTTTTTTAACCACGGGTTAGATTTCCAAGCCATGGAGCACAGCAGCAATCAATGGCCAATGGACAGTGGGGACACATCGGACAATATGTGGAATCTTGAGGATATTTGGTTCTTACAGCAGCAGCTAAACAACTTGTGA